The Blattabacterium cuenoti sequence TCCCGCTATTTTTCAGAGCGGGAGTATCTTTTATTTTATCTATTTGTATAGCATTGTTTTTTTATAAAGTAATTATTTTATGGAATAAAAAAAAAAACAGGATAGGAGAACATGTCCGAGATCTTGGACTTACTGGACAAAAAGAAAAAGAAGGAACTCCAACAATGGGAGGAATTATTATTATAGCTTCTACATTAATTCCTACGATTTTTTTTTCTACATTGAGTAATATATATGTAATTATTCTTATAATCACTACATTATGGATGGGTGGACTTGGATTTATAGATGATTACATCAAAATCAAATATAATAAACACGGACTTAGTGCAATTGGAAAAATATTAGGTCAAATAATCTTAGGCATTTTTATCGGAAGTACAATGTATTTTCATAAGAATATCACGACCATTTCGTGCAAAAATTTATATGTAAAAACACCTCACTCCATAGCAGTGGAAAAACATGGTTTTAAAACGACCTTTCCTATTATTATAAATGAATTTGATTACGCTAATATCTTAAGTTGGCATAATGAAAAATGGAAAAAATACGCCTGGATCATTTTTATTCCTATCGTCATTCTTTTTATTACTTCATTGTCCAATGGCGCTAATCTTACAGATGGAATTGATGGTTTAACAGCTGGAGTTTCTTCTATCATTTTGGGAACATTGTCTTTATTATCCTTAATTTCTAGTAATAAAATTTACTCTTATTCTCTTCATTTTATCTATATTCCTAACATAGGAGAGATTGTGATATTTTCTTTTTCTTTTTTAGGATCATTAATTGGTTTTCTATGGTTTAATAGTTATCCAGCACAAATCTTTATGGGAGACACCGGTAGCTTAACTATAGGTGGGATAATAGCAACCTTAGCTATTATGACTAGAAAAGAATTAATTCTACCCATTCTATGTGGCATTTTTTTTATAGAAAATATTTCTGTAATAGTACAAGTTTTCTATTTTAGATTCTCTAAAAAAAAATATGGAATAGGAAAAAGAATCTTTCTTATGGCTCCTTTACACCATCATTTTCAAAAACTAGGTTATCATGAAAGTAAGATCGTCAATCGTTTTGTTATCATCCAAATGATGCTTTCTATGGTCGTCTTGATTTTGTTAATCCTATAATTTATGACGGAAAAGAATAAAAATTTAATAGTGGTATTAGGTGGAGGGGAAAGTGGAGTCGGGGCAGCTTTATTAGCTAAAAAAATGGGTTTAAAAATTTTTGTATCTGATTCTGGAATTATTCCAAATAAATACAAGAAAATTTTATCAAGAAATAGAATTCCTTTTGAAGAAAATGGACATACAGAAAGTATCATCTTTCAAAAAGCTATTAAAGTGGTAAAAAGTCCTGGTATTTCTAGACAAAATCCATTAATAAAGAAAATTAATTTTTTGGATATTCCCATGATTTCTGAATTAGAATTCGGGAAAAGTTATCTAAAAAACTCCTATATTATTAGCATTACAGGAAGTAACGGAAAAACAACGACCAGTTCCATCGTTTATAAAATACTTCAAAAAGAAGGATTTCATGTAGAGATAGCAGGAAATATCGGT is a genomic window containing:
- the mraY gene encoding phospho-N-acetylmuramoyl-pentapeptide-transferase, with product MVFLNNTNSSFPLFFRAGVSFILSICIALFFYKVIILWNKKKNRIGEHVRDLGLTGQKEKEGTPTMGGIIIIASTLIPTIFFSTLSNIYVIILIITTLWMGGLGFIDDYIKIKYNKHGLSAIGKILGQIILGIFIGSTMYFHKNITTISCKNLYVKTPHSIAVEKHGFKTTFPIIINEFDYANILSWHNEKWKKYAWIIFIPIVILFITSLSNGANLTDGIDGLTAGVSSIILGTLSLLSLISSNKIYSYSLHFIYIPNIGEIVIFSFSFLGSLIGFLWFNSYPAQIFMGDTGSLTIGGIIATLAIMTRKELILPILCGIFFIENISVIVQVFYFRFSKKKYGIGKRIFLMAPLHHHFQKLGYHESKIVNRFVIIQMMLSMVVLILLIL